Proteins from one Pectinophora gossypiella chromosome 19, ilPecGoss1.1, whole genome shotgun sequence genomic window:
- the LOC126375786 gene encoding hamartin — protein MLAASSADEVLALLEGGAGGAREAAELLAALYGAVREPWLVRALLAYHARTGSARALQLLARAPEPHARHLLDALAEQLRAEPAARRAALAALAPLVARRPAWLHRVPPHPLPRDLLRAARVEHEPLPLLHALLALAALLPAAPALAAPHWPELAEALLRPAALAPPPPPAARAHLQLAQLALFHALYATHPVTLLDTLRAELSAAAAREAWERSLQPLLHSVRLHPALVTGSRAREADAARRLEEHDVVAETRRLTLYTPERRDAPPPAPLPAAPAAAPAPGSSAHASRAAAQLRPGAEPWFALVDRCGADSAPHTPLPADADTAAPLETAVEATPENTPAKETRAAFRFPSESTAVRALGLRAASARAASPPRGASPPAGPGAGGAGSGRLARVVAERRAADSPVPFAGGAPPAGALRPEPRAALPAPPADSRPVLQLAPRPAPRRARGPGRPAARPPRRAASAAPAPRSRTTTTAVQTVDAWPEPYEFIIADFYRSLPDDPQKESSGRDPLLPCERLDAYLSELYSGTARPYPSELAEQLALAHAQLMYERWRREAHAERNRRLLGRCRQTRALELQVAALRDRLRATTAERDELGARLLERRASERPQPAAAPAEREARLEQALREESAARARAEAALHEAEAARAQHAAELQRSRGAAFEAARHVEALARAALAADKRAEHVRRLRRELLVLGERDARLAGGARAAAAPAPAADVRALRGAVARAEADAAALAARADAAAARAHELEAALAARDAVLQEMKRATRLAAEEHAARLRALTDKYDALMRVLRAAEGQRLRRLAAEPGPRGPREPLAADGDAAGAGPDADDAVGADR, from the exons ATGCTGGCGGCGAGCTCGGCGGACGAGGTGCTGGCGCTGCTggagggcggcgcgggcggcgcgcgcgaGGCGGCCGAGCTGCTGGCCGCGCTGTACGGCGCCGTGCGCGAGCCGTGGCTGGTGCGCGCGCTGCTGGCCTACCACGCGCGCACGGGCTCGGCGCGGGCGCTGCAGCTGCTGGCGCGCGCGCCCGAGCCGCACGCGCGGCACCTGCTGGACGCGCTGGCCGAGCAGCTGCGCGCCGagcccgccgcgcgccgcgccgcgctggCCGCGCTGGCGCCGCTCGTGGCGCGCCGGCCCGCCTGGCTGCACCGCGTGCCGCCGCACCCGCTGCCGCGCGACCTGCTGCGCGCCGCGCGCGTGGAGCACGAGCCGCTGCCGCTGCTGCACGCGCTGCTGGCGCTGGCGGCGCTGCTGCCGGCCGCGCCCGCGCTGGCCGCGCCGCACTGGCCCGAGCTGGCCGAGGCGCTGCTGCGGCCCGCCGCgctggcgccgccgccgccgcccgcggcgcgcgcgcacctgCAGCTGGCGCAGCTGGCGCTGTTCCACGCGCTGTACGCCACGCACCCGGTCACGCTGCTGGACACGCTGCGCGCCGAGCtgagcgcggcggcggcgcgcgagGCGTGGGAGCGCTCGCTGCAGCCGCTGCTGCACTCGGTGCGCCTGCACCCGGCGCTGGTGACGGGCTCGCGCGCCCGCGAGGCGGACGCGGCGCGGCGCCTGGAGGAGCACGACGTGGTGGCCGAGACGCGGCGGCTCACGCTGTACACGCCCGAGCGGCGcgacgcgccgccgccggcgccgctgccggccgcgcccgccgcggcgccggcgcccggCTCAAGTGCGcacgcgtcgcgcgcggcaGCGCAGCTGCGCCCGGGGGCGGAGCCCTGGTTCGCGCTGGTGGACCGCTGCGGCGCCGACTCCGCCCCGCACACGCCGCTGCCGGCGGACGCGGATACAGCCGCGCCGCTGGAGACCGCGGTCGAGGCCACGCCCGAGAACACTCCCGCTAAG GAGACGCGTGCGGCGTTCCGCTTCCCGAGCGAGTCCACGGCCGTGCGCGCCCTGGGGCTGCGGGCGGccagcgcgcgcgccgccagcCCGCCGCGCggcgcgtccccgccggcggggccgggcgcgggcggcgccggcTCCGGGCGCCTGGCGCGCGTCGTGGCGGAGCGGCGCGCCGCCGACTCGCCCGTGCCCTTCGCGGGCGGCGCGCCGCCGGCGGGCGCGCTGCGGCCGGAGCCGCGCGCCGCgctgcccgcgccgcccgccgacTCGCGGCCCGTGCTGCAGCTGGCGCCGCGGcccgccccgcgccgcgcccgcgggCCCGGCCGGCCCGCCgcccggccgccgcgccgcgccgcctcggccgcgcccgcgccgcgctcgCGCACCACCACGACCGCCGTGCAGACGGTGGACGCCTGGCCGGAGCCCTACGAGTTCATCATCGCAGACTTCTACCGCAGCCTGCCCGATGACCCTCAGAAGGAG TCCTCGGGCCGCGACCCGCTGCTGCCTTGCGAGCGCCTCGACGCGTACCTCAGCGAGCTGTACTCGGGCACCGCGCGGCCCTACCCCAGCGAGCTGGCCGAGCAGCTGGCGCTGGCGCACGCGCAGCTCATGTACGAGCGCTGGCGCCGCGAGGCCCACGCCGAGCGCAACCGCCGCCTGCTGGGCCGCTGCCGCCAGACGCGGGCGCTGGAGCTGCAGGTGGCGGCGCTGCGGGACCGGCTGCGGGCCACCACGGCCGAGCGGGACGAGCTGGGCGCGCGCCTGCTGGAGCGGCGGGCCAGCGAGCGGCCGCAGCCCGCCGCGGCGCCGGCCGAGCGCGAGGCGCGGCTGGAGCAGGCGCTGCGCGAGGagagcgcggcgcgggcgcgggccgaGGCCGCGCTGCACGAGGCcgaggcggcgcgcgcgcagcacGCGGCCGAGCTGCAGCGCTCGCGCGGCGCGGCCTTCGAGGCGGCGCGCCACGTGGAGGCGCTGGCGCGGGCGGCGCTGGCGGCCGACAAGCGCGCCGAGCACGtgcggcggctgcggcgcgaGCTGCTGGTGCTGGGCGAGCGCGACGCGCGGCTGGCGGGCGGCGCGCGGgccgcggcggcgccggcgccggccgccGACGTGCGCGCGCTGCGCGGCGCCGTGGCGCGCGCCGAGGCCGACGCCGCGGCGCTGGCGGCGCGCGccgacgcggccgcggcgcgcgcgcacgagCTGGAGGCGGCGCTGGCGGCGCGCGACGCCGTGCTGCAGGAGATGAAGCGCGCCACGCGCCTGGCGGCCGAGGAGCACGCGGCGCGCCTGCGGGCGCTCACCGACAAGTACGACGCGCTCATGCGGGTGCTGCGCGCCGCCGAGGGCCAGCGGCTGCGGCGCCTGGCGGCCGAGCCGGGCCCGCGGGGGCCGCGCGAGCCGCTGGCGGCCGACGGGGACGCGGCCGGCGCCGGCCCGGACGCGGACGACGCCGTCGGCGCCGACAGGTAA
- the LOC126375476 gene encoding apoptosis-inducing factor 1, mitochondrial-like — protein sequence MLRAVSTICIESRALELISVARRDAFSGYRRALHAAPTQQQQHQQTVLSAGPPPPGQPSGAPDQTPGAPKPGATAAPPPPPPRPPPPPRRAWPAAAFAVALTASLGGVYFYRKTKNDEVGNVPVTEEGSKSVQEEEDPPVPASGEAFPEYVEYLLVGGGTASFAAMRAIRSARPEARVLLVGEEAALPYMRPPLSKELWREPDLAARARRPDELTFRQWNGKRRPVVYEPAAFYTPVERLAASEHGGAAVARGWRVARLDVARHEAQLTAPGRAPRALRYGRALLAPGARPRRLPALRAAAAAGRSLALRGLRDAARLAQALDEPRLRTVAVLGGGFLATELSAALADRLRGSGKRVVQVMGEHAPMAGVLPQYLAQDAARRLQEAGVTLLTGEEVVESTLDAGGGVRMRLSSGAPLEAELVVEAVGSEVDPELAAASQLETHPELGGLLVNAELQARADVWAAGDAACFYDVVLGRRRVEHHDHAVVSGRLAGHNMAATQPPQHYTHQSMFWSDLGPQLGYEAIGIIDSRLPTVGIFSADAVVETGLARAAEPEPAAEPAAEPGETEARRYERGVVFYLRGQRVVGVLLWNLFNRMHVARQVLAQGEFEDLFEVGKLFAPHEEE from the exons ATGCTGAGAGCGGTGTCGACGATTTGTATCGAGAGCAGAGCGCTTGAGCTGATCTCCGTCGCCAGGCGGGATGCCTTCTCTGGCTACC GGCGCGCGCTGCACGCCGCGCCGACACAGCAGCAGCAGCACCAACAG ACTGTCCTGAGCGCGGGCCCGCCGCCCCCAGGCCAGCCCTCCGGCGCCCCCGACCAGACCCCCGGCGCCCCCAAGCCGGGCGCGacagccgcgccgccgcccccgcccccgcgaccgccgccgccgccgcgccgcgcctggCCCGCAGCCGCGTTCGCCGTCGCGCTCACCGCCTCgctcggcggg GTTTATTTCTACCGTAAAACAAAGAACGACGAAGTCGGGAATGTGCCCGTGACCGAAG AAGGGAGCAAGAGCGTGCAGGAGGAGGAGGATCCGCCAGTGCCCGCCAGCGGGGAGGCGTTCCCCGAGTACGTGGAGTACCTGCTGGTGGGCGGCGGCACGGCGTCGTTCGCGGCCATGCGCGCCATCCGCTCGGCGCGGCCCGAGGCCCGCGTGCTGCTGGTGGGCGAGGAGGCCGCGCTGCCCTACATGCGGCCGCCGCTCAGCAAGGAGCTGTGGCGCGAGCCCGACCTGGCGGCCCGCGCGCGCCGCCCCGACGAGCTCACGTTCCGCCAGTGGAACGGCAAGCGGCGGCCCGTGGTGTACGAGCCCGCCGCCTTCTACACGCCCGTGGAGCGGCTGGCGGCCAGCGAGCACGGCGGCGCGGCCGTGGCGCGCGGCTGGCGCGTGGCGCGCCTGGACGTGGCGCGCCACGAGGCGCAGCTCACGGCGCcgggccgcgcgccgcgcgcgctGCGCTACGGCCGCGCGCTGCTGGCGCCGGGCGCGCGGCCGCGCCGCCTGCCCGCGCtgcgcgccgcggccgcggccggccgCTCGCTGGCGCTGCGCGGCCTGCGCGACGCCGCGCGCCTGGCGCAGGCGCTGGACGAGCCGCGCCTGCGCACCGTGGCCGTGCTGGGCGGCGGCTTCCTGGCCACCGAGCTCAGCGCCGCGCTCGCCGACCGAC TGCGCGGCAGCGGCAAGCGGGTGGTGCAGGTGATGGGCGAGCACGCGCCCATGGCGGGCGTGCTGCCGCAGTACCTGGCGCAGGACGCGGCGCGGCGGCTGCAGGAGGCCGGCGTCACGCTGCTCACCGGGG AGGAGGTGGTGGAGAGCACGCTGGACGCGGGCGGCGGAGTGCGCATGCGCCTGTCGTCGGGCGCGCCGCTGGAGGCCGAGCTGGTGGTGGAGGCCGTGGGCTCGGAGGTGGACCCGGAGTTGGCGGCGGCCTCGCAGCTGGAGACGCACCCCGAGCTGGGCGGGCTGCTGGTCAACGCCGAGCTGCAGGCGCGGGCCGACGTGTGGGCCGCCGGCGACGCCGCCTGCTTCTACGACGTGGTGCTGGGCCGACGCCGCGTGGAGCACCACGACCACGCCGTGGTGTCGGGTCGCCTGGCGGGCCACAACATGGCCGCCACGCAGCCCCCGCAGCACTACACGCACCAGAGCATGTTCTGGAGTGACCTGGGCCCGCAGCTCGGCTACGAG GCCATCGGCATCATCGACTCGCGGTTGCCCACGGTGGGCATCTTCTCGGCGGATGCGGTGGTGGAGACGGGGCTCGCGCGCGCGGCGGAGCCCGAGCCCGCGGCGGAGCCCGCGGCCGAGCCCGGCGAGACGGAGGCCCGGCGCTACGAGCGCGGCGTGGTGTTCTACCTGCGCGGGCAGCGCGTGGTCGGCGTGCTGCTATGGAACCTATTCAACCGCATGCACGTAGCGCGCCAG GTGCTGGCGCAGGGCGAGTTCGAGGACCTGTTCGAGGTGGGCAAGCTGTTCGCGCCGCACGAGGAGGAGTGA